In one window of Streptomyces sp. NBC_01224 DNA:
- a CDS encoding SMI1/KNR4 family protein produces MGSTQNQDDGRCYAWRDLLQRWSDEWLDPVLHEQERAEPFPGKVRKARWLGAAGATGEDLSALEQRLGTVLPASYRQFLLTSNGWLNTTHAIDRILPLQEVGWARDLDPELITGWTGGPTETASRVSDEEYFVYGKAQDPTSLRPEYLPHTLMISHTPNATDVYLLNPCVVTADGEWEAWYLAHWLPGAVRYRSFWDLMNDEYNGFREEQ; encoded by the coding sequence ATGGGAAGCACACAAAATCAGGATGATGGGCGCTGCTACGCATGGCGGGATCTGCTGCAACGGTGGAGTGACGAGTGGCTCGACCCTGTACTGCACGAACAGGAGCGGGCCGAGCCGTTTCCCGGCAAAGTGCGCAAAGCTCGCTGGCTGGGGGCTGCTGGGGCTACCGGCGAAGACCTCAGCGCGCTCGAACAGCGCCTGGGTACCGTTCTGCCGGCGAGCTACCGGCAGTTCCTGCTGACCAGCAACGGCTGGCTCAACACAACCCATGCCATCGACCGAATCTTGCCGCTCCAGGAAGTCGGATGGGCCCGGGACCTGGACCCGGAACTCATCACAGGCTGGACAGGTGGACCCACGGAGACGGCGTCGCGGGTGAGTGACGAGGAGTACTTCGTCTACGGCAAGGCCCAGGACCCCACCTCGCTCCGCCCCGAATACCTGCCGCACACCCTGATGATCAGCCATACCCCGAACGCCACCGACGTCTACTTGCTCAACCCCTGCGTGGTCACCGCAGACGGAGAGTGGGAAGCCTGGTATCTCGCCCACTGGCTGCCCGGAGCGGTCCGCTACCGGTCCTTCTGGGACCTGATGAATGACGAATACAACGGCTTCCGCGAAGAACAGTGA
- a CDS encoding IS1380 family transposase, with the protein MKKRIGSYPRVRIEGGGSGVVSQAGGVLLVETARKTGLDTEISAALRPWRRPRAVHDPGKILLDVALAVALGGDCLADAGLLRAEPAVFGPVASDPTVSRLIDTLAAAGDKALTAIRSARAEVREYVWTLAKDAAPDRGGQVIVDLDGVLVLAHSDKQDAAATWKKSFGHHPLMGFVDHGSGGTGEPVAALLRPGNAGSNTAADHITATQLALAQLPKRHRRGRSTLIRTDSAGGTHEFLAWLTKRGRWLSYSVGMTITEQIHQAVLKVPASAWTPAVEPGGEIRDGAWTAELDGDTLKGWPKGMRLIVRKERPHPGAQLRFTDADGLRLTCFATNTTGGKITDLELRHRRRARAEDRIRNARATGLRNLPLHETAQNRIWLEIVQLALDLLAWMPMLALTGKPRLWEPRRLRLRLFSAAAQLITTARQRHLRFAHHWPWTDVITDAIRRLDTLPNPR; encoded by the coding sequence GTGAAGAAGCGTATCGGGTCCTATCCGCGTGTCCGCATCGAGGGCGGCGGGAGCGGGGTGGTCTCGCAGGCTGGCGGAGTACTGCTGGTCGAGACTGCCCGTAAGACCGGCCTGGATACCGAGATATCGGCGGCGCTGAGGCCGTGGCGGCGGCCTCGGGCGGTGCACGATCCGGGCAAGATCCTGCTGGATGTGGCTCTCGCGGTCGCGCTGGGCGGGGACTGCCTGGCCGATGCGGGACTGCTGCGGGCCGAGCCGGCCGTGTTCGGGCCGGTGGCCTCCGACCCAACGGTCTCCCGGCTGATCGACACCCTCGCCGCGGCCGGGGACAAGGCCCTGACCGCGATCCGCTCGGCGCGCGCCGAAGTGCGCGAGTACGTCTGGACGTTGGCCAAAGATGCGGCGCCGGATAGGGGCGGCCAGGTGATTGTGGACCTGGACGGAGTGCTGGTCCTGGCCCACTCCGACAAGCAGGACGCGGCCGCGACCTGGAAGAAGTCGTTTGGACATCACCCCCTGATGGGCTTCGTCGACCACGGAAGCGGTGGCACCGGGGAGCCGGTGGCAGCACTGTTGCGGCCGGGGAACGCGGGATCCAACACCGCCGCCGACCACATCACCGCCACTCAACTCGCTTTGGCCCAGCTCCCCAAGCGTCACCGGCGCGGCCGGTCCACACTGATCCGTACCGACTCCGCGGGCGGCACCCATGAGTTCCTCGCCTGGCTCACGAAACGGGGCCGGTGGCTGTCGTACTCGGTCGGGATGACCATCACTGAGCAGATTCATCAGGCCGTGTTGAAGGTCCCGGCCTCCGCCTGGACCCCAGCGGTCGAGCCGGGCGGCGAGATCCGCGACGGCGCCTGGACCGCCGAACTCGACGGCGACACACTCAAGGGCTGGCCGAAGGGAATGCGGCTGATCGTCCGCAAGGAACGGCCCCACCCCGGCGCCCAGTTGCGCTTCACCGACGCCGACGGCCTGCGGCTCACCTGCTTCGCCACCAACACGACGGGCGGGAAGATCACGGACCTGGAACTGAGGCACCGCCGACGGGCGAGGGCAGAGGACCGCATTCGGAACGCACGGGCCACCGGCCTGCGGAACCTGCCCCTGCACGAGACCGCACAGAACCGGATCTGGCTGGAGATCGTCCAGCTCGCCCTCGACCTGCTCGCCTGGATGCCGATGCTCGCTCTGACCGGCAAACCCCGCCTCTGGGAGCCCCGCCGCCTGCGGTTGCGGCTGTTCTCCGCCGCTGCCCAACTCATCACCACCGCCCGCCAACGGCACCTGCGATTCGCCCACCACTGGCCATGGACCGACGTGATCACAGACGCGATCAGACGGCTCGACACCCTCCCGAACCCACGCTGA
- the tatA gene encoding Sec-independent protein translocase subunit TatA yields MLRNGLEPWHLLIVAIVVIVLFGSKKLPDTARAVGKSLRILKSETKAMKEDGATSTASDPDPSAQVAPSAIRTTGEPTPARPATESTNTTH; encoded by the coding sequence ATGTTGCGTAACGGTCTGGAGCCTTGGCATCTGCTGATTGTGGCGATCGTCGTCATCGTGCTGTTCGGCTCGAAGAAACTGCCGGACACCGCCCGGGCGGTGGGCAAGTCGCTGCGCATCCTCAAGAGCGAGACCAAGGCCATGAAGGAGGACGGAGCGACGAGCACCGCCTCCGATCCCGACCCGTCCGCGCAGGTCGCACCTTCGGCGATCCGGACCACAGGCGAGCCGACTCCGGCCCGGCCGGCCACGGAAAGCACCAACACCACCCACTGA
- a CDS encoding DUF3995 domain-containing protein, with the protein MYEDPHDKTTPGLWGRIACAWAVAFAVLHFYWALGGSWGLSVSAGPLAEERPGWFVAVGLWGVGLLCLVGGVLGWLLARPRPRGLAGRVAKALGWCVCAVLLVRGIAVEVLLLTDAAGSEIDVSPEQRLWTLLLWNPWFMVGGLVFGLAARRSGRTESPSSGVA; encoded by the coding sequence ATGTATGAAGATCCGCATGACAAGACAACGCCGGGGCTGTGGGGACGCATCGCGTGTGCCTGGGCGGTCGCTTTCGCCGTGCTCCATTTTTACTGGGCGCTGGGCGGCAGTTGGGGCCTCAGTGTCTCGGCAGGGCCCTTGGCCGAGGAACGCCCCGGGTGGTTCGTGGCGGTGGGCTTGTGGGGCGTGGGATTGCTGTGCCTTGTCGGCGGTGTGCTGGGATGGCTTCTCGCCAGGCCGCGGCCTCGTGGCCTGGCAGGACGGGTGGCCAAGGCCCTGGGGTGGTGTGTCTGCGCTGTGCTGCTAGTACGTGGCATCGCCGTCGAGGTGCTGCTGCTGACTGACGCTGCGGGCTCGGAAATAGACGTAAGCCCGGAACAGCGGCTGTGGACGCTGCTGCTGTGGAACCCCTGGTTCATGGTCGGCGGTCTCGTCTTTGGTTTGGCCGCACGGAGGTCCGGACGCACGGAGAGCCCGAGTAGCGGTGTCGCCTGA
- a CDS encoding TetR/AcrR family transcriptional regulator, whose product MARPPRFDMNQLLDAAVRQAAALGPAGVTMSAVAKEVGAPSGSVYHRFAGRTALLAEVWLRTVESFQEGYFEILEADADAQRAGPAAARHVVAWSRTHPEEAALLLYGAEDFGRSNWSEEHLHRANCGNQRVRTALACVAVALGAEGPQATECVALALVDLPLALVRRHLRAGTPLPAYAEDLAEESATALLGTFHARSASTG is encoded by the coding sequence ATGGCAAGACCACCGCGCTTCGATATGAACCAGCTCCTCGACGCTGCCGTGCGACAGGCCGCCGCGCTGGGCCCGGCCGGGGTGACCATGTCCGCGGTAGCCAAGGAGGTGGGAGCCCCGAGCGGTTCGGTCTACCACCGGTTCGCGGGGCGGACGGCTCTGCTCGCCGAAGTGTGGTTGCGGACGGTCGAGAGCTTCCAGGAGGGCTACTTCGAGATCCTCGAAGCGGATGCCGACGCGCAGCGGGCCGGGCCCGCGGCGGCCCGCCACGTTGTCGCCTGGAGCCGCACCCACCCCGAGGAAGCCGCTCTGCTCCTCTACGGCGCTGAGGACTTCGGGCGCTCCAACTGGTCCGAGGAACACCTCCACCGTGCGAACTGCGGCAACCAGCGCGTGCGCACCGCCCTCGCCTGCGTCGCTGTGGCTCTGGGCGCCGAGGGCCCCCAGGCCACCGAGTGTGTCGCTCTCGCCCTGGTCGACCTGCCCCTAGCACTGGTACGCCGCCACCTGCGGGCCGGAACTCCCCTCCCCGCATATGCCGAGGATCTGGCCGAGGAATCCGCCACCGCGCTGCTCGGCACATTTCATGCCAGGTCGGCCTCTACCGGCTGA
- a CDS encoding SRPBCC family protein, which yields MGVYNVHERLLARKESEVGMLIDTLAGTDDKLWAREQWPPMEFDRPLAAGAVGGHGPVRYTVTAYVPSTWVRLTFSGPRGFHGFHEYTVLAVDKEQTLLRHTLAMNTRGPARLTWPLIWRPLHDACLEDSLDRAELACTGTVARPAHWGRYVRLLRNLAR from the coding sequence ATGGGCGTCTACAACGTTCACGAACGCCTGCTGGCCAGGAAGGAGAGCGAGGTGGGAATGCTGATCGACACCCTTGCCGGCACCGATGACAAACTGTGGGCGCGAGAGCAATGGCCCCCTATGGAGTTCGACCGCCCCCTGGCGGCCGGGGCGGTCGGTGGGCACGGTCCCGTCCGCTACACCGTCACCGCCTACGTCCCCTCCACCTGGGTGCGCCTCACCTTCAGCGGGCCACGCGGATTCCACGGATTCCACGAATACACCGTCCTGGCCGTCGACAAGGAGCAGACACTGCTGCGCCACACCCTCGCCATGAACACTCGCGGCCCGGCCCGGCTCACCTGGCCACTCATCTGGCGGCCACTCCACGACGCATGCCTGGAGGACAGCCTGGACCGCGCAGAACTCGCCTGCACCGGAACGGTGGCACGACCGGCCCACTGGGGCCGATACGTGCGACTGCTGCGTAATCTCGCACGCTGA
- a CDS encoding GNAT family N-acetyltransferase, producing MFSFSLRDNARLRPLEIWHAEEFAANLDRAREHIRPWVGPGFVTDDLDGARATLRRYAERQAADGGRLFGIWLDGTLVGGVMFVDFDAGFGSCEIGCWLEPAAEGHGLVTEACRALLEWAFTSRGMHRAEWHCRADNERSSAVARRLGMTLEGVRREYWPYGGTRHDKQMWAILAPEWRNHHQ from the coding sequence ATGTTCTCCTTTTCTTTGCGGGACAACGCCCGCCTCCGCCCGCTGGAGATATGGCATGCCGAGGAGTTCGCCGCCAACCTGGACCGGGCCCGCGAGCACATCCGGCCGTGGGTCGGGCCGGGGTTCGTCACCGACGACCTCGACGGGGCGCGGGCCACACTGCGCCGGTACGCCGAGCGCCAGGCCGCGGACGGCGGCCGCCTCTTCGGTATCTGGCTCGACGGAACGCTGGTCGGCGGCGTGATGTTCGTGGACTTCGACGCCGGCTTCGGTTCCTGCGAGATCGGCTGCTGGCTGGAGCCGGCCGCCGAGGGCCACGGCCTGGTCACAGAGGCGTGCCGCGCGCTGCTGGAGTGGGCGTTCACCTCCCGGGGGATGCATCGCGCCGAGTGGCACTGCCGAGCCGACAACGAGCGCAGCTCTGCGGTGGCCCGGCGGCTCGGCATGACGCTCGAAGGCGTACGGCGCGAGTACTGGCCCTACGGCGGCACCCGTCACGACAAGCAGATGTGGGCGATCCTCGCCCCCGAATGGCGAAACCATCACCAGTGA
- a CDS encoding TetR/AcrR family transcriptional regulator codes for MPRTKGNHEARRRDVSEAVWRVLVAHGFGGLTMRAVAAELDATTGLLTHYFPAKRDLVVYALDLLERRSASRPRRAADKGLSAVRAALLDVLPLTDEATDSNRIWVSSWDAALANPELSGDYARKYAQSRDKLRDLVAAAQQLGELPDGDPARIAAGAQSFVLGLVVQALFDPPAFPPHRQAELLDDYLATLTSPPSSGGDHAVLS; via the coding sequence ATGCCACGCACCAAGGGGAACCATGAGGCTCGCCGACGCGACGTCTCCGAGGCGGTCTGGCGGGTGTTGGTCGCGCACGGGTTCGGCGGATTGACCATGCGAGCCGTCGCCGCCGAGCTCGACGCCACCACCGGCCTGCTCACCCACTACTTTCCCGCCAAACGCGACCTGGTTGTGTACGCCCTCGACCTGCTCGAACGGCGAAGTGCCTCCCGCCCTCGGCGCGCCGCCGACAAAGGCCTGTCCGCCGTGAGGGCCGCGCTGCTGGACGTCCTGCCGCTGACTGACGAGGCCACCGACAGCAACCGGATCTGGGTGTCCTCCTGGGACGCCGCGCTCGCCAACCCCGAGTTGAGCGGCGATTACGCCCGCAAGTACGCGCAGAGCCGCGACAAACTGCGCGACCTGGTCGCCGCAGCCCAACAACTCGGCGAACTGCCCGATGGCGACCCGGCCCGCATCGCGGCCGGCGCCCAGTCCTTCGTGCTCGGTCTGGTGGTACAGGCGCTGTTCGATCCCCCGGCGTTCCCACCTCACCGCCAGGCCGAGCTCCTTGACGACTACCTGGCCACGTTGACCTCTCCGCCCTCATCCGGAGGCGATCACGCGGTCCTGTCCTGA